A stretch of the Tannerella serpentiformis genome encodes the following:
- a CDS encoding M23 family metallopeptidase: protein MKKREKKAASHNAKKKSFWKRIRFKYKLSFINESTLDEVFSFRVSQLWFFSAVCLFALSLIIITSLIIITTPIRNYLPGYLDAEVRREIVQSAVKADSLDAALKLQQRYLSNVTAIITGKMKPDSIHAVDSSSYINADYNIPRSKDEAAFVKKYEEEEKYNLSSTNAPRLTENAFFYKPVNGVISSHYNIEKRHYGVDLVAGIKESVVSTLEGTVIYTGNDPAFGNVIAVQHKNGFTSVYKHNDMLLKDVGDHVVAGEAIALVGNTGRLSTGPHLHFELWYRGTSVNPEEYIAF, encoded by the coding sequence ATGAAGAAGAGAGAGAAAAAGGCGGCGAGCCATAACGCGAAAAAGAAATCGTTTTGGAAGCGTATCCGCTTCAAGTATAAGCTGTCGTTCATCAACGAATCGACGCTGGACGAGGTGTTCAGCTTTCGAGTTTCGCAGCTGTGGTTTTTCTCTGCCGTCTGCCTGTTTGCGCTCAGCCTGATCATCATCACCTCGCTCATCATCATCACCACACCGATCCGCAACTATCTGCCTGGCTACCTCGACGCCGAGGTGCGTCGTGAGATCGTGCAAAGCGCCGTCAAGGCAGACTCGCTCGACGCGGCGCTGAAGCTACAACAGCGCTATCTGAGCAACGTCACGGCCATCATCACCGGCAAGATGAAGCCCGACTCTATTCACGCCGTCGACTCGTCATCCTACATCAACGCCGACTACAACATTCCCCGCTCGAAGGACGAAGCGGCCTTCGTCAAGAAGTATGAGGAAGAGGAGAAGTACAACCTCAGCTCCACCAACGCTCCACGGCTGACCGAAAACGCCTTCTTCTACAAGCCCGTCAACGGTGTCATCTCGTCGCATTACAACATCGAAAAGCGTCACTACGGCGTTGATCTCGTGGCCGGGATCAAGGAGAGCGTCGTGTCCACGCTGGAAGGCACCGTCATCTACACCGGCAACGACCCGGCCTTTGGCAACGTGATCGCCGTGCAGCACAAGAACGGCTTCACGTCCGTCTACAAACACAACGACATGCTACTGAAGGATGTCGGCGATCATGTAGTGGCCGGCGAGGCCATCGCACTGGTCGGTAACACCGGCAGACTCTCCACAGGCCCGCACCTGCACTTCGAGCTGTGGTATCGCGGCACGTCAGTCAACCCCGAAGAATACATTGCGTTCTGA
- the rimM gene encoding ribosome maturation factor RimM (Essential for efficient processing of 16S rRNA): protein MIRKEEVTAVGELVKPHGIAGEMVMTTMYDGLFDDMEDPYLICDMDGILVPFYIESYRPRGGSSLLVKLDDVDDDRAARRLAHHTVYYPIDRLPEDDPEGDEPTWERFVGYQLTDAAGHAVGTVDGVDTSTANVLFSVDREGEELLIPVAPEVVRTVDHAARRIAVDIPEGLLDLN from the coding sequence ATGATTCGGAAAGAGGAAGTCACGGCCGTCGGTGAGCTTGTCAAGCCGCACGGCATCGCCGGTGAGATGGTGATGACGACGATGTACGATGGGCTGTTTGACGACATGGAGGATCCCTACCTCATTTGCGACATGGACGGCATCCTCGTGCCATTTTATATCGAGAGTTATCGCCCGCGGGGCGGCAGTTCGCTGCTGGTGAAGTTGGACGATGTGGACGACGATCGAGCCGCGCGGCGATTGGCCCATCACACGGTGTATTACCCCATCGACCGCCTGCCAGAGGATGATCCCGAAGGCGACGAACCGACGTGGGAGCGCTTCGTGGGCTATCAGCTGACGGACGCCGCGGGACACGCGGTGGGTACGGTGGACGGCGTAGATACATCGACGGCCAACGTGCTGTTTAGCGTCGATCGCGAGGGAGAAGAGTTACTGATCCCGGTGGCGCCAGAGGTGGTGCGCACGGTGGATCACGCCGCGCGACGCATCGCGGTGGATATACCCGAGGGACTGTTGGATTTGAACTAA